The following are encoded together in the Pan troglodytes isolate AG18354 chromosome 6, NHGRI_mPanTro3-v2.0_pri, whole genome shotgun sequence genome:
- the TOMM7 gene encoding mitochondrial import receptor subunit TOM7 homolog gives MVKLSKEAKQRLQQLFKGGQFAIRWGFIPLVIYLGFKRGADPGMPEPTVLSLLWG, from the exons ATGGTGAAGCTGAGCAAAGAGGCCAAGCAGAGACTACAGCAGCTCTTCAAGGGGGGCCAGTTTGCCATTCGCTGGGGCTTTATCCCTCTTGTGATTTACCTGG GATTTAAGAGGGGTGCAGATCCTGGAATGCCTGAACCAACTGTTTTGAG CCTACTTTGGGGATAA